The following proteins come from a genomic window of Notamacropus eugenii isolate mMacEug1 chromosome X, mMacEug1.pri_v2, whole genome shotgun sequence:
- the LOC140515597 gene encoding olfactory receptor 13H1-like: MDGLQTTNYSEVTEFILVGFSQKPRVQAAFFTGLLCLYLETFLGNSLIVIVIQRDSHLHTPMCFFLSNLFFLDNCYSTSWEPYVLAYCFKDFPTITYTSCYAQMTTSLFLGMTECLLLAVMTYDRFIAISNPLCYNVIMSNQVCSQIAVGTWVSNFFISVMPVITIPAHHCGHSIINHVMCEIQTLLKLVCSDTPMSLILGLVISTFTLPLPFTFILISYIRIVPAVLRIYSMEARLKAFSTCGSHLTVVTIFYGTAIYMYLKPQSKESQDQDKVISIFYGAVTPMLNSFIYTLRNKDVKGVLRKLIGGKEKS, translated from the coding sequence ATGGACGGGCTACAGACAACTAACTACTCTGAGGTCACAGAATTCATCCTGGTGGGCTTTTCCCAGAAGCCCCGTGTACAGGCTGCCTTCTTCACTGGGCTCTTGTGCCTCTACCTGGAGACATTTTTAGGGAACAGCCTCATCGTCATTGTGATTCAAAGAGACTCTCATCTTCATACCCCCATGTGCTTTTTCCTCAGCAACCTGTTCTTCCTTGACAACTGCTACTCCACCAGCTGGGAGCCCTACGTGTTGGCCTACTGTTTCAAAGACTTCCCCACCATCACCTACACCAGCTGCTATGCCCAGATGACCACTTCCCTGTTCCTGGGGATGACTGAGTGTCTCCTCCTTGCTGTCATGACCTATGATCGCTTTATTGCCATCTCCAACCCTCTATGCTACAACGTCATCATGAGCAACCAAGTCTGCTCTCAGATAGCCGTAGGTACCTGGGTCAGCAACTTCTTCATTTCTGTAATGCCAGTCATTACTATTCCAGCTCATCACTGTGGACACAGCATCATCAACCATGTTATGTGTGAGATCCAAACCTTACTGAAGCTTGTCTGCTCAGATACCCCCATGAGCCTGATCCTGGGTCTGGTCATTAGTACTTTTACACTGCCCTTGCCTTTCACCTTTATCCTCATCTCCTACATCCGCATTGTGCCAGCTGTGCTCAGGATCTACTCCATGGAGGCCAGGCTCAAAGCTTTCTCTACCTGTGGTTCCCATTTGACAGTCGTGACCATATTTTATGGGACAGCCATCTATATGTACTTGAAGCCCCAATCTAAAGAATCCCAGGATCAGGACAAAGTCATATCAATATTTTATGGGGCAGTTACCCCTATGttgaattctttcatttataCCCTAAGGAATAAGGATGTTAAAGGTGTCCTCAGGAAATTgattggagggaaagaaaaatcttgA